One genomic window of [Clostridium] scindens ATCC 35704 includes the following:
- a CDS encoding bifunctional ADP-dependent NAD(P)H-hydrate dehydratase/NAD(P)H-hydrate epimerase, with the protein MRYLASSRQMKMADQYTMQELGVPSMELMERAALKCVEVMEAQRLDLSRPCIVCGSGNNGGDGFAIARLLNQKGYPVTVCFVGNESHRTEETRSQMRLLKETGADICNEYKPGEYSIIIDAIFGVGLGREIIGRYLKVIRQMNEANAIKFAVDIPSGVSADEGCILGVAFQADITVTFQMEKVGLGLYPGKGYAGKVIVADIGIDTDKTVADIGVAYTYEPEEFRKLLPRRMEDSNKGMYGRLLIIAGSKGMSGAAYLNAKAAYKAGAGLVQIYTPEDNRIILQELLPEAIVKTYDFFDEGELIRLLKWADTVCIGSGMGTSEKSKKILKTALENLSVPCLIDADGLNLIAEHRKYMDRIPHDHLIITPHMKEMSRLTGISVLELKSRRMEILKEFTEKHHITCVLKDSSTVVASPGERAYINRSGNASMAKAGAGDVLAGIVAGLMAQGMDCQEAGILGTYLHGRAGDLARREKGSYSVMAGDLIEYLSEAFKEQEEKNYEQLY; encoded by the coding sequence ATGAGATATCTGGCCAGCAGCCGGCAGATGAAGATGGCAGATCAGTATACCATGCAGGAACTGGGAGTTCCATCAATGGAACTGATGGAACGAGCAGCCTTAAAATGCGTGGAAGTAATGGAAGCGCAAAGGTTGGATCTAAGCAGGCCCTGCATCGTATGCGGCTCGGGAAATAATGGCGGCGACGGATTCGCCATCGCGCGTCTTCTGAACCAGAAGGGATACCCCGTAACCGTCTGCTTTGTGGGAAATGAATCCCACCGCACGGAAGAGACCAGGAGCCAGATGCGGCTATTAAAAGAAACAGGCGCCGATATCTGCAACGAGTATAAGCCTGGCGAATATAGTATCATAATAGATGCTATTTTCGGAGTCGGGCTTGGCAGGGAAATCATTGGACGCTATCTCAAGGTTATCCGCCAGATGAACGAGGCGAATGCCATTAAATTCGCTGTGGATATCCCATCCGGCGTTTCTGCGGATGAAGGATGCATATTGGGAGTGGCATTTCAGGCGGATATTACTGTGACATTCCAGATGGAAAAGGTGGGACTTGGCCTGTATCCGGGAAAAGGATACGCCGGCAAGGTCATCGTGGCAGATATCGGAATAGATACGGATAAGACCGTAGCCGATATAGGCGTGGCTTATACTTATGAACCGGAGGAATTCCGGAAACTGCTGCCTAGAAGAATGGAAGATTCTAACAAAGGAATGTATGGCAGACTGCTGATCATAGCCGGGAGCAAGGGCATGTCAGGGGCTGCCTACCTGAATGCAAAGGCGGCTTATAAGGCAGGGGCAGGGCTGGTACAGATCTATACGCCCGAAGATAACCGAATCATCCTGCAGGAGCTTCTTCCGGAGGCGATTGTTAAGACCTACGACTTTTTTGACGAGGGAGAACTTATCCGCCTGCTGAAATGGGCAGATACGGTATGTATCGGCTCAGGGATGGGAACCAGTGAAAAGTCTAAGAAAATACTGAAGACGGCGCTGGAAAATCTAAGCGTCCCATGCCTGATCGACGCGGACGGCCTGAATCTGATCGCGGAGCACAGGAAATATATGGACCGGATTCCCCATGATCATTTGATTATCACGCCTCATATGAAGGAGATGTCCCGGCTTACGGGCATCAGCGTTTTAGAACTGAAAAGCCGCAGGATGGAGATCCTAAAGGAGTTTACAGAAAAGCACCATATAACCTGCGTTTTAAAGGACTCCAGCACCGTGGTGGCATCCCCCGGGGAACGCGCCTATATCAACCGCTCCGGCAACGCTTCCATGGCGAAGGCAGGCGCAGGAGATGTGCTGGCTGGCATCGTGGCCGGGCTTATGGCCCAGGGGATGGACTGCCAGGAGGCAGGGATCCTGGGGACCTACCTGCACGGCCGGGCAGGGGATCTGGCCCGTCGGGAAAAGGGCAGCTACAGCGTGATGGCGGGAGATTTAATAGAATATTTAAGTGAAGCATTTAAGGAACAGGAGGAAAAAAATTATGAACAATTATACTAG
- the alr gene encoding alanine racemase: MNNYTRICARVDLDAIEYNMEMMKKNIKEGVQMISVIKTDGYGHGALQIARMLEGKEYLWGYAVATPDEAVVLRKGGIKKPILVLGCIFPDQRKAMIENEIRMTVYTEEMAKEVSELAGSMGKQAYIHIKLDTGMSRLGFLIEDESVDKIESISRMPNLIMEGMYTHFAKADETDKTFTHSQMDGYLWMKKALDERRVTFKFYHCSNSAGIIDVKEANLDLVRAGISTYGLYPSSEVKKENVPLKPAMELISHVAHVKWVKEGTPVSYGGTFITKRPTKIATIPVGYGDGYPRSLSNKGYVLIHGKKAPILGRVCMDQFMVDATEIDDVKYADKVTLVGCDGNEKLPVETLSDLSGRFNYEFVCDLGKRIPREFIRHGEVVEQMDWFA, translated from the coding sequence ATGAACAATTATACTAGAATCTGTGCAAGGGTGGACTTGGATGCAATAGAATATAATATGGAGATGATGAAGAAGAACATCAAAGAAGGAGTGCAGATGATTTCCGTCATCAAGACGGATGGATATGGCCATGGCGCACTGCAGATCGCAAGGATGCTGGAGGGCAAGGAATATTTGTGGGGCTATGCGGTTGCTACGCCAGATGAGGCAGTCGTTTTGCGAAAAGGCGGAATCAAGAAGCCGATCTTAGTTCTTGGATGCATTTTCCCGGATCAGAGAAAGGCTATGATCGAAAATGAGATCCGGATGACCGTCTATACCGAAGAGATGGCAAAAGAGGTCTCTGAACTGGCAGGAAGCATGGGAAAACAGGCATATATCCATATCAAGCTGGACACAGGCATGTCCCGGCTGGGATTCCTGATTGAGGATGAGAGCGTCGATAAGATCGAGTCCATCAGCAGGATGCCCAACCTGATTATGGAAGGCATGTATACGCATTTTGCCAAGGCAGATGAGACGGATAAGACGTTTACCCATTCCCAGATGGACGGCTATCTGTGGATGAAGAAAGCCCTGGATGAAAGGAGGGTGACGTTCAAGTTCTATCACTGTTCCAACAGCGCGGGGATCATAGACGTCAAAGAGGCGAATCTGGATCTGGTAAGAGCCGGTATCTCTACATACGGGCTTTATCCTTCCAGCGAAGTAAAGAAAGAAAATGTGCCGCTGAAGCCTGCGATGGAACTGATCAGCCATGTGGCCCATGTCAAGTGGGTGAAGGAGGGGACCCCTGTAAGTTACGGCGGAACCTTTATTACCAAGCGTCCTACCAAGATCGCGACCATACCGGTAGGCTATGGGGATGGATACCCGAGAAGCCTCTCCAACAAAGGCTATGTCCTGATCCATGGAAAGAAGGCTCCCATCCTTGGCCGGGTATGCATGGATCAGTTCATGGTAGATGCGACGGAGATTGACGACGTAAAGTACGCTGACAAGGTTACGTTAGTAGGCTGCGACGGGAACGAGAAGCTTCCGGTGGAAACCTTAAGCGATCTGTCCGGACGGTTTAACTATGAGTTCGTCTGCGACCTTGGAAAGAGAATCCCAAGAGAGTTCATCCGTCACGGCGAGGTTGTGGAACAGATGGATTGGTTTGCTTAA